From Halichoerus grypus chromosome 6, mHalGry1.hap1.1, whole genome shotgun sequence, one genomic window encodes:
- the CCDC59 gene encoding thyroid transcription factor 1-associated protein 26 gives MAPVRQVAEWSAGDFETRSQGVSSVGFKNKNVRQRTWRSNHPQAFAGSVREGQGFAFRRKLTIQQNYRKLLWKEKKARTSQESQFTDRYPEHLKHLYLAEEKRLRKQLRKVEQPLSEEQADQPLPKEQCDIDQALSEEHCSFEQPQSSEQCSIRINSITISKKNKKKTSNQKAQEEYEQVQAERAAKKQEFEKRKQEREEAQRLYKKKKMEAFKILSKKTKKGQPNLNLQMEYLLKKIQEKN, from the exons ATGGCGCCGGTAAGGCAGGTAGCGGAGTGGTCGGCAGGGGATTTTGAGACGCGTAGCCAAGGAGTTTCTTCGGTCGGATTCAAGAATAAGAACGTGAGGCAGAGGACTTGGCGATCTAATCATCCGCAGGCCTTCGCGGGGAGCGTTCGCGAGG GGCAAGGCTTTGCATTCCGAAGAAAACTGACGATTCAGCAAAATTACAGGAAATTGctatggaaggaaaagaaggcccGAACCTCACAGGAATCCCAATTCACAGATCGATACCCTGAGCATCTGAAACATCTTTATTTAGCTGAAGAGAAAAGACTCAGGAAGCAACTTAGAAAAGTTGAACAGCCTTTGTCAGAAGAACAAGCTGATCAACCTTTGCCAAAGGAACAGTGTGACATCGACCAAGCTTTGTCAGAAGAGCATTGTAGTTTTGAGCAGCCTCAGTCATCAGAACAATGTAGCATAAGAATAAA CTCCATtactatttcaaagaaaaataaaaagaaaacatcaaatcAAAAAGCACAGGAAGAATATGAACAAGTACAGGCTGAGCGTGCTGCTAAGAAACAa gaatttgagaagagaaaacaagagagagaagaagctcAAAGGctctataaaaagaagaaaatggaagcatTCAAAATATTGAGCAAAAAGACTAAAAAGGGCCAACCAAACTTGAATTTACAAATGGagtatcttcttaaaaaaatacaagaaaaaaattaa